Genomic segment of Microbacterium sp. BH-3-3-3:
GCCAATCGCCGAAAGTTCACTCCCATACGCCAGTGCCCGGAGACTCGGCGGGAAGACGCTATTGGTGATCAGCGTTCGCGCGCTGAGGCCGCGCCCCCTGAGTTCCGCGACGGTTGCAGCATGCGCCTGCTCAAGAGGGAGGGTAGTAAAGATCTCGTACATCTCTGCACGCGCACGGCCAGAGGCTACTCGCGATGCATGTCCCGTCAACCTAAAGATTAGCGACTTCGCTTCACCCGTTCGCAAGAGTCGGAAGAGGTCAGAATGGGCAATATTTGCCAGATTTGATACGGCCGGGCGCAGGACGGAGAGGGAGCCGCGTCGACGGAGTGCTATGACGCCAACATTTCCGGGAACGGCGCGGTCGGCAGGCTCCACCCGTCGTTCCGAAACGACTACATAGACATACTCGGCGTGACGGCTGTAGTCCGCAAGTTGCGCCGGCAATCGGGCAAAGGAATCCAGATCGGTCTTTACCTCGTAAACAGTCGATGTTCCGTTGAGAATTAGCACATCGGCAACCGATGAACCCATCGGCTGCTCGATCAGGGCTGAGGCTGTGGATGGCGAGTGCTTACCGACGATGATCTTTGAAATGATCTCGTTCTTGAACGCGTATTCATTTGGATAGGTGGAGAGTAGGCGAGCGTGTGCTACCTCAAAAGCATCAGCGAGCACAGTCGACGCTTGCACGTCGGGCCCGAGCAGTCGAGCCACCCGCCCAGCCGCGCTGCCGATTTGAGCTTTCGCTAGTGCTTTGAATACCGCAGGGGAGAATGCACCGGCCAGGGAGCGCAGATCGGAAGGGCACACGGGGAGAGTGTAGGTCACTCGATGGCAAGAACGACCTAGTAGCGCCCGGACGGCGGCCGAGCGCGGGGGCCGCACCGCAGGGGCCTGCTCGGCATCCGACCGAAGCTGACCACGCACCGCGTCCATCGGCTCTGCCGTCTCGCTGGAATCACCGCCAGCCACCACCAGAAGGGTGCGAAGCTGGGTTGAATCGGGTCTGCCCCGCAGGGGCACATGGTGGGGACCTGCGCAAAAATCGCGGCGGGCGAGCGGGTCACTGCCGTCGGTCTAGCTGCCGCCGCAGATCCAGTGTGCGCTCGCGGGCTCGATCGATAAGAGTCGCGGCGAACTGTCGTTCTTCCCCACTGAGGGAGGCCT
This window contains:
- a CDS encoding sce7726 family protein, with the protein product MCPSDLRSLAGAFSPAVFKALAKAQIGSAAGRVARLLGPDVQASTVLADAFEVAHARLLSTYPNEYAFKNEIISKIIVGKHSPSTASALIEQPMGSSVADVLILNGTSTVYEVKTDLDSFARLPAQLADYSRHAEYVYVVVSERRVEPADRAVPGNVGVIALRRRGSLSVLRPAVSNLANIAHSDLFRLLRTGEAKSLIFRLTGHASRVASGRARAEMYEIFTTLPLEQAHAATVAELRGRGLSARTLITNSVFPPSLRALAYGSELSAIGTARLQQRLLLPVGAVLSAI